Proteins co-encoded in one Streptomyces roseochromogenus subsp. oscitans DS 12.976 genomic window:
- the aroQ gene encoding type II 3-dehydroquinate dehydratase, with protein MPRTLANAPIMILNGPNLNLLGQRQPEIYGRDTLADVEALCAKAAAAHGGTVDFRQSNHEGELVDWIHEARLNHCGIVINPGAYSHTSVAILDALNTCDGMPVLEVHISNIHQRESFRHHSYVSLRADGVIAGCGVQGYVFGVERVAALVGAAQADA; from the coding sequence GTGCCCCGCACCCTGGCCAACGCCCCGATCATGATCCTCAACGGGCCCAACCTGAACCTGCTCGGCCAGCGCCAGCCCGAGATCTACGGCAGGGACACACTGGCCGACGTCGAGGCGCTGTGCGCCAAAGCCGCGGCCGCGCACGGTGGCACGGTGGACTTCCGGCAGTCCAACCACGAGGGCGAGTTGGTCGACTGGATCCACGAGGCGCGTCTGAACCACTGCGGGATCGTCATCAACCCCGGGGCCTACTCCCACACGTCGGTCGCGATTCTGGACGCACTCAACACCTGTGACGGCATGCCCGTCCTGGAGGTGCACATCTCCAACATCCATCAGCGCGAATCGTTCCGGCATCACTCCTACGTCTCGCTGCGCGCGGACGGCGTGATCGCCGGATGCGGAGTGCAGGGCTATGTGTTCGGCGTGGAGCGCGTGGCCGCCCTGGTGGGCGCGGCCCAGGCCGACGCGTAG
- a CDS encoding MFS transporter, producing MAPARTVSTPSMLRLAVASLAGTAIEFYDFFVYGTAAALVLGPLFFPAFSPLAGTLAAFATFGAGFVARPLGSVLFGHLGDRRGRRPVLVLSLLLTGASTVAVGCLPSYGSIGVAAPALLLVLRFLQGLGLGGEWGGAVLLTAEHAPPGRRALWSSFPQVGPAFGFVLANGVMLALSATLSDAEFARWGWRVPFWAAGALALAGLWLRSSLAESPRFLEIDDHARVPFVEVVRHHGRLVLLTAGALAAGYAVFYAVTTWSLAYATERLGVSRTVMLTCVMAAVVVKASLTPFMAVLGDRYGRRPMCLTGCAACCLWMFPMVALLATGQPLLMFLGILGALVSFITMFAVIAAYLPELYEARVRCTGAAVGYNLGGVLGGALTPIVATALAEHSGRVPWSVGVYLTGVALLSLACFALLPETRPVSVPAVEPATS from the coding sequence ATGGCACCTGCACGCACCGTGAGCACACCGTCGATGCTGCGGCTCGCCGTGGCCTCCCTGGCGGGGACCGCGATCGAGTTCTACGACTTCTTCGTCTACGGCACGGCGGCCGCCCTGGTCCTGGGGCCGCTGTTCTTCCCGGCGTTCTCGCCGCTGGCAGGGACGCTGGCGGCGTTCGCGACGTTCGGAGCGGGGTTCGTGGCTCGGCCGCTGGGCTCGGTGTTGTTCGGGCACCTCGGCGACCGGCGCGGACGCCGGCCGGTGCTGGTGCTCTCGCTGCTGCTCACGGGCGCCTCGACGGTCGCGGTGGGCTGCCTGCCGTCATACGGATCGATCGGCGTCGCCGCGCCCGCGCTGCTGCTCGTGCTGCGCTTCCTGCAGGGTCTGGGCCTCGGCGGGGAGTGGGGCGGGGCGGTGCTGCTGACCGCCGAGCACGCACCGCCCGGGCGACGCGCCCTGTGGTCCAGCTTTCCGCAGGTGGGGCCCGCGTTCGGGTTCGTGCTCGCCAACGGGGTGATGCTCGCGCTGTCGGCGACGCTGTCCGACGCGGAGTTCGCGCGCTGGGGGTGGCGGGTGCCGTTCTGGGCGGCCGGTGCGCTGGCGCTGGCCGGGCTGTGGCTGCGCTCCTCGCTCGCCGAGAGTCCTCGGTTTCTGGAGATCGACGACCACGCGCGCGTGCCGTTCGTCGAGGTCGTACGGCACCACGGGCGGCTGGTGCTGCTGACGGCCGGGGCGCTGGCCGCGGGCTACGCGGTCTTCTACGCGGTGACGACCTGGTCGCTGGCTTACGCGACGGAGCGGCTCGGGGTGAGCCGGACGGTGATGCTGACCTGTGTCATGGCCGCGGTGGTGGTGAAGGCGTCTCTCACGCCGTTCATGGCGGTGCTCGGCGACCGCTACGGGCGCCGGCCGATGTGTCTGACGGGCTGTGCGGCCTGCTGCCTGTGGATGTTTCCGATGGTCGCGCTGCTGGCCACCGGCCAGCCGCTGCTGATGTTTCTCGGCATCCTGGGCGCCCTGGTCTCCTTCATCACCATGTTCGCGGTGATCGCCGCCTATCTGCCGGAGCTGTACGAGGCGCGCGTGCGCTGCACGGGCGCCGCGGTGGGCTACAACCTCGGCGGAGTCCTGGGCGGCGCCCTCACCCCGATCGTGGCCACGGCGCTCGCGGAGCACAGCGGCCGGGTCCCCTGGAGCGTGGGCGTCTATCTCACGGGCGTCGCGCTGCTCAGTCTCGCGTGCTTCGCCCTGCTGCCCGAGACCCGCCCGGTGTCCGTACCGGCTGTGGAGCCGGCGACAAGCTGA
- a CDS encoding amino acid ABC transporter ATP-binding protein: MSDADAPVLRMESVRKTFGGSVVLRDVGLEVAPHTVTALIGASGSGKSTLLRCANLLEEIDDGAIWLDGEEITDPRVDQDAVRRRIGVVFQAYNLFPHMSVLDNITLAPRRVHGVSRADAEERARELLERLGLGAKADAYPDRLSGGQQQRVAIVRALAVRPRLLLLDEITAALDPELVGEVLEVVRGLKDDGMTMVLATHEMGFARDVADQVCFLDGGVVLERGSAEQVFGDPQQERTRRFLRRIVEAGRL, encoded by the coding sequence ATGAGCGACGCAGACGCGCCCGTCCTGCGCATGGAGTCCGTCCGCAAGACCTTCGGCGGCTCCGTCGTACTGCGGGACGTCGGTCTGGAGGTCGCGCCGCACACGGTGACCGCGCTGATCGGCGCCTCCGGCTCGGGCAAGTCCACACTGCTGCGCTGCGCCAACCTCCTGGAGGAGATCGACGACGGCGCGATCTGGCTGGACGGCGAGGAGATCACCGATCCGCGCGTCGACCAGGACGCGGTGCGGCGCCGGATCGGCGTGGTCTTCCAGGCGTACAACCTCTTCCCGCACATGAGCGTGCTGGACAACATCACGCTGGCCCCGCGCAGGGTGCACGGCGTCTCCCGCGCGGACGCCGAGGAACGGGCCAGGGAGCTGCTGGAGCGCCTCGGACTCGGTGCCAAGGCGGATGCCTACCCTGACCGGCTCAGCGGCGGTCAGCAGCAGCGTGTGGCGATCGTACGAGCGCTCGCCGTGCGGCCCCGGCTGTTGCTGCTGGACGAGATCACGGCGGCGCTCGACCCCGAACTCGTGGGCGAGGTGCTGGAGGTGGTCCGGGGGCTCAAAGACGACGGCATGACCATGGTGCTGGCGACGCACGAGATGGGCTTCGCGCGGGACGTCGCCGACCAGGTTTGTTTTCTGGACGGTGGGGTCGTGCTGGAGCGCGGCAGCGCCGAGCAGGTCTTCGGTGATCCGCAGCAGGAGCGCACGCGGCGCTTCCTGCGGCGGATCGTGGAGGCGGGCCGGCTGTAG